In Rhizobium sp. N324, a single genomic region encodes these proteins:
- a CDS encoding thermonuclease family protein, translated as MIAELIVCASLTAVDGDTIKCDGQNMRLLGEGVPFVSGIDTPEIGSHAKCIKERKLALIAKGRLKELLAEKGLRVVFSGAVDKTQTHRPLVNIYRTNGEEIGKKLLQEGFARIWSPKQRNDWCD; from the coding sequence ATGATCGCTGAATTGATAGTATGCGCCTCGCTGACGGCGGTCGACGGGGACACAATCAAATGCGACGGGCAGAACATGCGGCTGCTTGGGGAAGGTGTTCCGTTCGTCTCGGGCATCGACACGCCGGAGATTGGATCGCACGCGAAGTGCATCAAGGAACGGAAGCTGGCGTTGATCGCCAAGGGCAGGCTGAAAGAGCTGTTGGCTGAAAAGGGATTGCGTGTCGTGTTCAGCGGCGCGGTGGACAAGACACAAACGCACCGGCCGCTAGTCAACATCTATCGAACGAATGGTGAAGAAATCGGCAAGAAGCTGCTGCAGGAGGGTTTCGCCCGGATCTGGAGCCCGAAGCAGCGAAACGACTGGTGCGACTGA